Proteins encoded within one genomic window of Streptomyces sp. NBC_01314:
- a CDS encoding M16 family metallopeptidase, which translates to MTSRSSKATARTSTEARAVARTQTLIKGMNGIGTVRKTTLPGGLRIVTETLPSVRSATFGIWAHVGSRDETPALNGATHYLEHLLFKGTSRRSALDISSAIDAVGGEMNAFTAKEYTCYYARVLDTDLPLAIDTVCDMLTGSLIRKEDVDVERGAILEEIAMTEDDPGDCVHDLFAHTMFGDTPLGRPVLGTVDTVNALTADRIRRFYRKHYDPTHLVVACAGNVDHDKVVRQVRAAFEGAGALTRPDATPIAPREGHRGLRTAGRVELVGRKTEQAHVVLGMPGLARTDERRWALGVLNTALGGGMSSRLFQEVREKRGLAYSVYSYTSGFADCGLFGVYAGCRPSQVHDVLKICRDELDQVAENGLPDDEIERAIGQLRGSTVLGLEDTGAIMNRIGKSELCWGEQMSVDEMLTRIAMVTPDEIRAVAREILGQRPSLSVIGPLKDKQASRLHDAVA; encoded by the coding sequence GTGACGTCCCGTAGCTCCAAGGCGACGGCCCGCACCTCCACGGAGGCGCGGGCCGTCGCCCGTACCCAAACCCTGATCAAGGGCATGAACGGCATCGGTACGGTCCGCAAGACCACGCTCCCGGGCGGCCTGCGCATCGTCACCGAGACCCTGCCGTCCGTGCGCTCCGCCACCTTCGGTATCTGGGCGCACGTCGGCTCCCGCGACGAGACGCCCGCCCTGAACGGCGCCACCCACTACCTGGAGCACCTGCTCTTCAAGGGCACCTCACGCCGTAGCGCGCTCGACATCTCCTCCGCGATCGACGCGGTCGGCGGCGAGATGAACGCGTTCACGGCGAAGGAGTACACGTGCTACTACGCACGCGTGCTCGACACCGACCTGCCGCTCGCCATCGACACGGTCTGCGACATGCTCACCGGCTCGCTCATCCGCAAGGAGGACGTCGACGTCGAGCGCGGCGCCATCCTCGAAGAGATCGCGATGACCGAGGACGACCCGGGCGACTGCGTGCACGACCTGTTCGCGCACACCATGTTCGGCGACACCCCCCTCGGCCGCCCGGTACTCGGCACGGTCGACACGGTCAACGCCCTCACCGCCGACCGCATCCGCCGCTTCTACAGGAAGCACTACGACCCGACCCACCTCGTGGTCGCCTGCGCCGGAAACGTCGACCACGACAAGGTCGTACGACAGGTCCGCGCGGCCTTCGAGGGCGCTGGCGCCCTCACCCGCCCCGACGCCACCCCGATCGCCCCGCGAGAGGGCCACCGCGGCCTGCGTACGGCCGGCCGCGTGGAGCTCGTCGGCCGCAAGACCGAGCAGGCGCATGTCGTCCTCGGCATGCCGGGCCTCGCCCGCACCGACGAGCGCCGCTGGGCTCTCGGCGTCCTCAACACCGCGCTCGGCGGCGGCATGTCCTCCCGCCTCTTCCAGGAGGTCCGGGAGAAGCGCGGCCTCGCCTACAGCGTGTACTCGTACACGTCCGGTTTCGCCGACTGTGGCCTCTTCGGCGTGTACGCCGGCTGCCGTCCCTCCCAGGTCCACGACGTGCTGAAGATCTGCCGCGACGAACTCGACCAGGTCGCCGAGAACGGACTGCCGGACGACGAGATCGAGCGCGCCATCGGCCAGCTCCGCGGCTCCACGGTCCTCGGCCTGGAGGACACCGGCGCGATCATGAACCGCATCGGCAAGAGCGAGCTGTGCTGGGGCGAGCAGATGTCCGTCGACGAGATGCTGACCCGCATAGCCATGGTGACCCCGGACGAGATCCGTGCAGTGGCCCGCGAGATCCTGGGACAGCGCCCCTCCCTGTCGGTGATCGGCCCGCTCAAGGACAAACAGGCGTCCCGTCTCCACGATGCCGTCGCCTGA
- the dapB gene encoding 4-hydroxy-tetrahydrodipicolinate reductase, with protein sequence MSKLRVAVLGAGGRIGSEAVRAVEAAEDMELVAALSRGDKLETLAETGAQVAVELTTPASVMDNLDFCVRHGIHAVVGTTGWTDERLAQLRGWLDSSPETGVLIAPNFSIGAVLTMKFAQIAAPYFESVEVVELHHPNKVDAPSGTATRTAQLIAEARRAAGTAPAPDATATALDGARGADVDGVPVHAVRLRGLLAHQEVLLGGEGETLTVRHDSLHHSSFMPGILLGARRVVTTPGLTFGLEHFLDLG encoded by the coding sequence ATGAGCAAGCTGCGCGTGGCGGTCCTCGGTGCCGGGGGCCGCATCGGCTCCGAGGCCGTACGGGCCGTCGAAGCCGCCGAGGACATGGAGCTGGTGGCCGCCCTGAGCCGGGGCGACAAGCTGGAGACCCTGGCCGAGACCGGCGCCCAGGTCGCCGTCGAACTGACCACGCCCGCCTCGGTCATGGACAACCTCGACTTCTGTGTACGCCACGGCATCCACGCGGTCGTCGGCACGACGGGCTGGACCGACGAACGCCTCGCGCAGCTCAGGGGCTGGCTGGACAGCTCCCCGGAGACCGGCGTGCTCATCGCGCCCAACTTCTCCATCGGGGCCGTCCTGACCATGAAGTTCGCGCAGATCGCCGCGCCCTACTTCGAGTCCGTCGAGGTCGTCGAGCTGCACCACCCCAACAAGGTCGACGCCCCCAGTGGCACCGCCACCCGCACGGCCCAGCTCATCGCCGAGGCCCGCCGCGCCGCCGGCACCGCGCCGGCGCCGGACGCCACGGCGACGGCCCTGGACGGCGCACGGGGCGCGGACGTCGACGGAGTCCCCGTGCACGCCGTACGCCTGCGCGGCCTCCTGGCCCACCAGGAGGTCCTGCTCGGCGGCGAGGGCGAGACCCTGACGGTCCGTCACGACTCCCTCCACCACAGCAGCTTCATGCCGGGCATCCTGCTCGGCGCCCGTCGCGTGGTGACCACCCCGGGCCTCACCTTCGGCCTCGAACACTTCCTCGACCTGGGCTGA
- a CDS encoding DUF397 domain-containing protein gives MAEAEDKELKARKEREKDELYALDISGVEWHSAPGTEDQQERVEIAYLPQGAVAMRSSLDPDTVLRYTEAEWRAFVLGARDGEFDLEPAPHRGGPDA, from the coding sequence ATGGCCGAGGCCGAGGACAAGGAACTCAAGGCGCGCAAGGAGCGGGAGAAGGACGAGCTGTACGCCCTGGACATCTCCGGCGTCGAGTGGCACAGCGCGCCGGGGACCGAGGATCAGCAGGAGCGGGTCGAGATCGCCTACCTCCCGCAGGGTGCCGTGGCCATGCGGTCCTCGCTCGACCCCGACACCGTGCTGCGGTACACGGAGGCGGAGTGGCGGGCGTTCGTGCTGGGGGCCCGGGACGGGGAGTTCGATCTTGAGCCGGCCCCGCACCGTGGGGGGCCGGACGCGTAG
- the eccD gene encoding type VII secretion integral membrane protein EccD produces the protein MTASAPVGVTGGPGIGAPSGAGTGFGFCRITIVAPDSRIDVALPDDVPVADLYPEILRLSQQSPDEGAPVGYHLVRRDGTVLDGARSLAAQRILDGELLALRPFAESLPPAVLDDVSEAVAAAVTRDRTLWNGELTRAAGLVAGGVLPALLAFVAWSSQLRHDMHSLQGVIAGVCGLLLLGIACVRARVYGDRGSAIALGLGAFPNVAVAGSGLLPLSEGQGIGRLQFLLACAAVLLAAVLLTLLSPGGDGPFVAFVLASAVGLITTFVAILTKLRPIETAALCAPLSVVALAFLPGLSMRFARLPIGFEPPNPSWGGYDADEPGSPEPVDVERIAAQARRGHELLVGLVGGCALVSVGASMVLGFSGDVWAELLALSTGVAMLMRAHLFRYTAQVGAALAAGLVALVLLGLGLVLNPPPDYVRDAALGDTTALDIRSVWLAAVIAVAAVLVTAIGLITPRRGVTPFWGRFLEIAESFVLLTLIPLALAVFDVYARARAMTS, from the coding sequence ATGACGGCCTCCGCGCCGGTCGGCGTGACCGGCGGACCGGGCATCGGAGCCCCTTCGGGGGCAGGCACGGGCTTCGGCTTCTGCCGGATCACCATCGTGGCACCCGACAGCCGTATCGACGTCGCGCTGCCCGACGACGTACCGGTCGCCGACCTGTACCCGGAGATCCTGAGGCTCTCCCAGCAGAGCCCGGACGAGGGGGCTCCCGTCGGCTATCACCTCGTACGCCGTGACGGCACGGTCCTCGACGGCGCCCGGTCGCTCGCGGCGCAGCGCATCCTCGACGGAGAGTTGCTCGCTCTGCGTCCGTTCGCCGAGTCACTGCCGCCGGCTGTCCTCGACGATGTCTCCGAGGCGGTGGCCGCCGCCGTCACCCGTGATCGCACCCTGTGGAACGGCGAGCTCACCCGGGCCGCCGGCCTTGTCGCGGGCGGCGTCCTGCCCGCGCTCCTGGCGTTCGTGGCCTGGAGTTCCCAGCTCCGTCACGACATGCACAGCCTGCAGGGCGTGATCGCCGGCGTCTGTGGACTCCTCCTGCTCGGCATCGCTTGTGTGCGCGCACGTGTGTACGGCGATCGCGGCTCGGCGATCGCCCTCGGCCTGGGTGCCTTTCCGAACGTCGCCGTGGCCGGCTCAGGGCTGCTCCCTCTCTCCGAGGGGCAGGGCATCGGACGGTTGCAGTTTCTGCTCGCCTGCGCGGCGGTTCTGCTCGCCGCCGTGCTACTCACCCTGTTGTCGCCCGGTGGTGACGGTCCCTTCGTCGCTTTCGTCCTCGCCTCCGCGGTCGGTCTGATCACCACCTTCGTCGCCATCCTCACGAAGCTGCGGCCCATCGAGACGGCCGCGCTCTGCGCTCCGCTCTCCGTTGTCGCGCTCGCCTTCCTGCCCGGCCTGTCCATGCGCTTCGCACGGCTGCCGATCGGGTTCGAACCGCCCAATCCGTCCTGGGGCGGCTACGACGCCGACGAGCCGGGCTCGCCGGAGCCCGTCGACGTCGAGCGCATCGCGGCCCAGGCCCGCCGCGGCCACGAGCTTCTCGTCGGCCTTGTCGGCGGCTGCGCGCTCGTCTCCGTGGGCGCGTCGATGGTCCTGGGCTTCTCCGGCGATGTGTGGGCGGAGCTCCTGGCTCTGTCCACAGGCGTGGCCATGCTGATGCGCGCCCACCTTTTCCGTTACACCGCACAGGTGGGCGCCGCCCTGGCGGCCGGCCTTGTGGCCCTGGTCCTGCTCGGACTCGGGCTCGTGCTGAACCCGCCGCCGGACTACGTGCGTGACGCCGCCCTCGGCGACACCACCGCCCTCGACATCCGCAGCGTCTGGCTCGCAGCAGTGATCGCCGTGGCCGCCGTTCTGGTCACCGCCATCGGTCTCATCACCCCACGGCGTGGTGTGACTCCGTTCTGGGGACGTTTTCTGGAGATCGCCGAGAGTTTCGTCCTGCTCACGCTGATCCCGCTTGCGCTGGCCGTCTTCGATGTCTACGCCCGGGCACGAGCCATGACCAGCTAG
- the dapA gene encoding 4-hydroxy-tetrahydrodipicolinate synthase → MAPTSTPQTPFGRVLTAMVTPFTADGALDLDGAQRLATHLVDAGNDGLVINGTTGESPTTGDAEKSDLVRAVLEAVGDRAHVIAGVGTNDTHHSTELARTAEKVGAHGLLVVTPYYNKPPQEGLYRHFKAIADAADLPVMLYDIPGRSGVPIDTETLVRLAEHPRIVANKDAKGDLGRASWAIARSGLAWYSGDDMLNLPLLSVGAVGFVSVVGHVVTPELRALVEAYVSGDVQKATEIHQKLLPVFTGMFRTQGVMTTKAALTLQGLPAGPLRAPMVELSPEETAQLKIDLGAGGVQL, encoded by the coding sequence ATGGCTCCGACCTCGACTCCGCAGACCCCCTTCGGGCGGGTCCTCACCGCCATGGTCACGCCCTTCACGGCGGACGGCGCACTCGACCTCGACGGCGCGCAGCGGCTCGCCACCCACCTGGTGGACGCAGGCAACGACGGCCTGGTCATCAACGGCACCACCGGCGAGTCCCCCACCACCGGTGACGCGGAGAAATCGGACCTGGTACGAGCCGTCCTGGAAGCCGTCGGAGACCGTGCCCACGTCATCGCCGGCGTCGGCACCAACGACACCCACCACAGCACCGAGCTGGCCCGCACCGCCGAGAAGGTCGGCGCCCACGGTCTCCTGGTCGTCACGCCGTACTACAACAAGCCCCCGCAGGAGGGCCTGTACCGCCACTTCAAGGCGATCGCCGACGCCGCCGACCTGCCGGTGATGCTCTACGACATCCCCGGTCGCAGTGGCGTCCCGATCGACACCGAGACGCTCGTCCGGCTCGCCGAGCACCCGCGCATCGTCGCCAACAAGGACGCCAAGGGCGACCTCGGCCGCGCCAGCTGGGCCATCGCCCGCTCCGGCCTCGCCTGGTACTCGGGCGACGACATGCTCAACCTTCCGCTGCTCTCCGTGGGCGCGGTCGGCTTCGTCTCGGTCGTCGGCCACGTGGTCACCCCCGAGCTGCGCGCCCTCGTCGAGGCGTACGTCTCCGGTGACGTCCAGAAGGCCACCGAGATCCACCAGAAGCTGCTCCCGGTCTTCACCGGCATGTTCCGCACCCAGGGCGTCATGACCACCAAGGCCGCGCTCACCCTCCAGGGTCTGCCCGCCGGACCGCTGCGCGCCCCCATGGTGGAGCTTTCGCCCGAGGAGACGGCCCAGCTCAAGATCGATCTTGGCGCCGGCGGGGTACAGCTCTAA
- the thyX gene encoding FAD-dependent thymidylate synthase, translated as MTDTPADDLKPSFRSDVTVELVKHSAADSDVLWAARVSTAGEQSLEELKKDPERSKGLINYLMRDRHGSPFEHNSMTFFITAPIFVFREFMRHRVGWCIAGDTEITLESETGELRRRTIAELYELWHLDAEDRLPHSAGGVTWHSRAGQWMAQVRSGEKNHYLGLYENREAAESAVAEFRELHPGTRLRKLESVRRNHVRCYDEETLLAQRARIVDVIESGVKPLIKITTESGKTLRSTVDHAVFTPEGWCKAGELSVGDEVMAAGTAPVPAQALVPPGLRRGIGVWTSMQRERLIEEIDTCHLCGEDFPRAELALDHVVPVAGDLTQALDEKNLAPACEPCHAIKSAGEQALARRDGKIAQAVPDRIVAIEQDGEEMTYDLSVEGPWHNFLANGIVVHNSYNEESGRYRELLPHFYVPDEARKLVQEGRPGKYVFVEGTQAQQELVGRVMEDSYVHAYEAYQEMLAAGVAREVARAVLPVGLFSSMYATCNARSLMHFLGLRTQHELAKVPSFPQREIEMVGERMEAEWAKLMPLTHAAFNTNGRVAP; from the coding sequence GTGACCGACACCCCCGCCGACGACCTCAAGCCCAGCTTCCGCAGCGATGTCACCGTCGAGTTGGTGAAGCACAGCGCGGCCGACTCGGACGTGCTGTGGGCCGCCCGAGTCTCCACCGCCGGCGAGCAGTCCCTGGAGGAGCTGAAGAAGGACCCCGAGCGCTCCAAGGGCCTCATCAACTACCTCATGCGGGACCGGCACGGCAGCCCCTTCGAGCACAACTCGATGACCTTCTTCATCACCGCCCCGATCTTCGTCTTCCGCGAGTTCATGCGCCACCGGGTCGGCTGGTGCATCGCCGGTGACACCGAGATCACGCTGGAGAGCGAGACCGGCGAGCTCCGTCGACGCACCATCGCCGAGCTGTACGAGCTCTGGCACCTCGATGCAGAGGACCGGCTTCCGCATTCCGCCGGTGGAGTGACCTGGCACAGCAGGGCCGGGCAGTGGATGGCTCAGGTCCGGAGCGGCGAGAAGAACCACTACCTCGGGCTGTACGAGAACCGTGAGGCAGCCGAGTCGGCCGTGGCGGAGTTCCGGGAGCTGCACCCCGGCACCCGCCTCCGCAAGCTCGAATCGGTCCGTCGCAACCATGTGCGCTGCTACGACGAGGAGACACTGCTGGCCCAGCGAGCCAGGATCGTCGATGTCATCGAGTCCGGGGTCAAACCACTGATCAAGATCACCACGGAGTCCGGGAAGACGCTCCGCAGCACGGTCGATCACGCGGTGTTCACACCTGAGGGCTGGTGCAAGGCCGGTGAACTCTCCGTCGGGGACGAGGTCATGGCAGCGGGGACGGCTCCCGTCCCCGCGCAGGCCCTGGTTCCGCCCGGTCTGCGGCGCGGTATCGGCGTGTGGACCTCCATGCAGCGAGAGCGGCTGATCGAGGAGATCGACACCTGCCATCTCTGCGGCGAGGACTTCCCCCGTGCCGAACTCGCCCTGGACCACGTGGTTCCGGTGGCCGGTGACCTGACCCAAGCCCTCGACGAGAAGAACCTCGCACCCGCCTGTGAGCCCTGCCACGCGATCAAGAGCGCCGGCGAGCAGGCCCTGGCGCGGCGTGACGGCAAGATCGCCCAAGCCGTCCCGGACCGGATCGTCGCCATCGAGCAGGACGGCGAGGAGATGACGTACGACCTCTCCGTGGAAGGTCCCTGGCACAACTTCCTCGCCAACGGGATCGTCGTGCACAACTCGTACAACGAGGAGTCGGGCCGCTATCGCGAACTCCTGCCCCACTTCTACGTCCCCGACGAGGCGCGCAAGCTCGTCCAGGAGGGCCGTCCCGGCAAGTACGTCTTCGTGGAGGGCACGCAGGCGCAGCAGGAGCTGGTCGGGCGGGTCATGGAGGACTCGTACGTCCACGCGTACGAGGCGTACCAGGAGATGCTCGCCGCAGGGGTGGCCCGTGAGGTCGCCCGCGCCGTGCTCCCGGTCGGCCTGTTCTCCTCGATGTACGCCACCTGCAACGCCCGCTCGCTGATGCACTTCCTCGGTCTGCGCACCCAGCACGAGCTCGCGAAGGTGCCGTCCTTCCCGCAGCGGGAGATCGAGATGGTCGGCGAGAGGATGGAGGCGGAGTGGGCGAAGCTCATGCCACTCACCCATGCCGCCTTCAATACGAACGGTCGCGTGGCGCCGTAG
- a CDS encoding polyribonucleotide nucleotidyltransferase has protein sequence MENETHYAEAVIDNGSFGTRTIRFETGRLARQAAGSAVAYLDDDTMVLSATTASKNPKDQLDFFPLTVDVEERMYAAGKIPGSFFRREGRPSEDAILTCRLIDRPLRPSFKKGLRNEIQVVATIMALNPDHLYDVVAINAASASTQLAGLPFSGPIGGVRVALINGQWVAFPTHTELEDAVFDMVVAGRVLEDGDVAIMMVEAEATEKTITLVAGGAEAPTEEVVAAGLDAAKPFIKVLCKAQADLASKAAKPTGEFPVFLDYQDDVFEALSAAVKDELTQALTIAGKQDREAELDRVKGLAAEKLLPQFEGREKEISAAYRSLTKSLVRERVIKDKVRIDGRGVTDIRTLAAEVEAIPRVHGSALFERGETQILGVTTLNMLRMEQQLDTLSPVTRKRYMHNYNFPPYSVGETGRVGSPKRREIGHGALAERAIVPVLPTREEFPYAIRQVSEALGSNGSTSMGSVCASTMSLLNAGVPLKAPVAGIAMGLISQEINGETHYVALTDILGAEDAFGDMDFKVAGTKEFVTALQLDTKLDGIPASVLAAALKQARDARLHILDVMMEAIDTPDEMSPNAPRIITVKIPVDKIGEVIGPKGKMINQIQEDTGAEITIEDDGTIYIGAQQGSQAEAARATINGIANPTMPEVGERYLGTVVKTTTFGAFVSLLPGKDGLLHISQIRKLAGGKRVENVEDVVGVGSKVQVEIAEIDSRGKLSLIPVIEGEDGSEDKKDDGDK, from the coding sequence GTGGAGAACGAGACCCACTACGCCGAGGCCGTCATCGACAACGGCTCCTTCGGCACCCGCACCATCCGTTTCGAGACGGGCCGCCTGGCCCGCCAGGCCGCCGGCTCCGCCGTGGCCTACCTGGACGACGACACCATGGTGCTGTCGGCCACCACCGCCTCCAAGAACCCCAAGGACCAGCTCGACTTCTTCCCCCTCACGGTGGACGTCGAGGAGCGGATGTACGCCGCCGGCAAGATCCCCGGCAGCTTCTTCCGCCGTGAGGGCCGTCCCTCCGAGGACGCCATCCTCACCTGCCGGCTGATCGACCGCCCGCTGCGCCCGTCCTTCAAGAAGGGCCTGCGCAACGAGATCCAGGTCGTCGCCACGATCATGGCGCTCAACCCCGACCACCTGTACGACGTCGTGGCGATCAACGCCGCCTCCGCGTCGACGCAGCTGGCCGGTCTGCCCTTCTCCGGCCCGATCGGCGGCGTCCGCGTCGCGCTGATCAACGGCCAGTGGGTCGCGTTCCCGACGCACACCGAGCTCGAGGACGCCGTCTTCGACATGGTCGTCGCCGGTCGCGTCCTGGAGGACGGCGACGTCGCGATCATGATGGTCGAGGCCGAGGCCACCGAGAAGACCATCACGCTGGTCGCGGGCGGCGCCGAGGCGCCGACCGAGGAGGTCGTCGCCGCCGGTCTGGACGCCGCGAAGCCCTTCATCAAGGTGCTCTGCAAGGCCCAGGCGGACCTCGCCTCGAAGGCCGCCAAGCCGACCGGTGAGTTCCCGGTCTTCCTCGACTACCAGGACGACGTCTTCGAGGCGCTCTCCGCCGCCGTCAAGGACGAGCTCACCCAGGCGCTCACCATCGCGGGCAAGCAGGACCGCGAGGCCGAGCTGGACCGCGTCAAGGGTCTCGCCGCCGAGAAGCTGCTCCCGCAGTTCGAGGGCCGCGAGAAGGAGATCTCCGCCGCGTACCGCTCGCTGACCAAGTCCCTGGTCCGTGAGCGCGTCATCAAGGACAAGGTCCGCATCGACGGCCGCGGCGTCACGGACATCCGTACGCTCGCCGCCGAGGTCGAGGCCATCCCGCGTGTGCACGGCTCGGCGCTGTTCGAGCGTGGCGAGACCCAGATCCTGGGCGTCACCACCCTCAACATGCTCCGGATGGAGCAGCAGCTGGACACCCTCTCCCCGGTGACCCGCAAGCGCTACATGCACAACTACAACTTCCCGCCGTACTCCGTCGGCGAGACCGGCCGCGTGGGCTCCCCCAAGCGCCGCGAGATCGGCCACGGAGCGCTCGCAGAGCGCGCCATCGTGCCGGTCCTGCCGACGCGCGAGGAGTTCCCCTACGCGATCCGTCAGGTGTCCGAGGCCCTCGGCTCCAACGGCTCGACGTCCATGGGCTCGGTCTGCGCCTCCACCATGTCGCTGCTGAACGCCGGTGTGCCCCTGAAGGCCCCCGTCGCCGGTATCGCCATGGGCCTGATCTCCCAGGAGATCAACGGCGAGACGCACTACGTCGCCCTCACCGACATCCTCGGTGCGGAGGACGCCTTCGGCGACATGGACTTCAAGGTCGCCGGCACCAAGGAGTTCGTGACCGCCCTCCAGCTCGACACCAAGCTGGACGGTATCCCCGCCTCCGTCCTGGCCGCCGCCCTCAAGCAGGCCCGTGACGCCCGCCTCCACATCCTCGACGTGATGATGGAAGCGATCGACACGCCGGACGAGATGTCGCCGAACGCCCCGCGGATCATCACCGTCAAGATCCCCGTGGACAAGATCGGTGAGGTCATCGGCCCGAAGGGCAAGATGATCAACCAGATCCAGGAGGACACCGGCGCCGAGATCACGATCGAGGACGACGGCACCATCTACATCGGTGCCCAGCAGGGCTCGCAGGCCGAGGCCGCCCGCGCCACGATCAACGGCATCGCCAACCCGACCATGCCGGAGGTCGGCGAGCGCTACCTGGGTACGGTCGTCAAGACCACCACCTTCGGTGCGTTCGTGTCGCTGCTCCCGGGCAAGGACGGTCTGCTGCACATCTCGCAGATCCGCAAGCTCGCCGGCGGCAAGCGCGTGGAGAACGTCGAGGACGTCGTCGGCGTGGGCTCCAAGGTCCAGGTCGAGATCGCCGAGATCGACTCCCGCGGCAAGCTCTCCCTCATCCCCGTGATCGAGGGCGAAGACGGTTCTGAGGACAAGAAGGACGACGGCGACAAGTGA
- the rpsO gene encoding 30S ribosomal protein S15, with amino-acid sequence MSLDAATKKQIISEFGTKEGDTGSPEVQVAMLSRRISDLTEHLKTHKHDHHSRRGLLILVGQRRRLLQYLAKKDIQRFRALVDRLGIRRGAAGAK; translated from the coding sequence GTGTCGCTCGACGCCGCTACGAAGAAGCAGATCATCAGCGAGTTCGGTACCAAGGAGGGCGACACCGGCTCCCCCGAGGTCCAGGTTGCGATGCTCTCCCGCCGTATCTCGGACCTGACCGAGCACCTCAAGACCCACAAGCACGACCACCACTCCCGCCGTGGTCTGCTGATCCTGGTCGGTCAGCGTCGCCGCCTGCTGCAGTACCTCGCCAAGAAGGACATCCAGCGCTTCCGTGCGCTGGTCGACCGCCTCGGCATCCGCCGCGGTGCGGCGGGCGCCAAGTAA